From the genome of Cytobacillus firmus, one region includes:
- a CDS encoding COX15/CtaA family protein produces the protein MCSLKVKRQALLTIILTYILIVFGGYVASSESGMGCGPEWPLCNGQVIPVLEGDTLIEFTHRIIGAVLGIMTAVLYFRIQKSNQVRELDKASKVLILLLLVQILLGAAVVWMDLPAIIVSVHLMVAMAFLAALIWIWRRADEQSSWIKTRGGQSVQNKFKAVLLLLLVTLFLGAYIKHESFGLACSWLVCTNGFMPVSFPEMIQTGHRLLAGVLAFYIFYLTYLSFKNSWEAGLQNRLMAASLLVLGQIIIGILAIISYIEVSWGVLHLAFGTALFAIVSEAGVFVSYSSRSRRVGEKSSNPYYG, from the coding sequence GTGTGCAGTTTGAAGGTAAAACGGCAGGCGTTATTAACCATTATCCTTACTTATATTTTAATTGTATTTGGCGGGTATGTCGCATCTTCGGAATCTGGCATGGGATGCGGTCCGGAGTGGCCATTATGCAATGGGCAGGTGATCCCGGTATTGGAAGGAGATACCTTAATTGAATTTACTCACAGAATTATTGGTGCAGTTCTTGGAATAATGACAGCTGTATTGTACTTTAGAATTCAAAAATCAAATCAGGTGCGGGAACTTGATAAGGCTTCTAAGGTGCTGATTCTGCTTTTATTAGTTCAAATTTTACTGGGGGCAGCTGTGGTTTGGATGGACTTGCCCGCTATAATAGTGTCTGTCCACCTGATGGTGGCGATGGCTTTCCTTGCTGCGCTGATCTGGATCTGGCGACGTGCTGATGAACAGTCATCATGGATCAAAACAAGAGGAGGCCAGAGTGTTCAAAACAAATTTAAAGCAGTTTTGTTACTGCTGCTTGTTACTTTATTTCTAGGTGCTTATATAAAGCATGAATCATTCGGATTGGCCTGCAGCTGGCTTGTATGTACAAATGGCTTTATGCCAGTATCTTTTCCGGAAATGATCCAGACCGGACATAGGCTTTTGGCGGGAGTTTTGGCCTTTTACATATTTTATCTTACATATCTTTCATTTAAAAACAGTTGGGAGGCTGGATTACAGAATCGGCTTATGGCTGCCTCTCTGCTGGTTTTAGGTCAAATCATAATAGGTATTCTCGCAATTATAAGCTATATTGAAGTATCCTGGGGAGTTCTTCATCTTGCTTTTGGAACAGCATTATTTGCAATTGTTAGTGAGGCTGGAGTATTTGTCTCATACTCCAGCAGGAGCAGGAGGGTAGGTGAGAAGAGCAGTAATCCTTATTACGGATAA
- a CDS encoding alpha/beta-type small acid-soluble spore protein: MARNKLLVPGAGTVLDQMKQEIANEFGVQLGADTTARANGSVGGEMTKRLVALAEQQLKNQQNQ, encoded by the coding sequence ATGGCAAGAAACAAACTTTTGGTACCCGGTGCAGGAACTGTATTGGATCAAATGAAACAGGAAATTGCCAATGAGTTTGGAGTTCAGCTTGGTGCTGATACAACCGCACGAGCAAACGGTTCTGTCGGCGGGGAAATGACAAAGCGCCTTGTCGCGTTGGCAGAGCAGCAGCTTAAAAACCAGCAAAATCAGTAA
- a CDS encoding ammonium transporter — translation MDATFLLNSLWVMLGAILVIFMLGGFVMLEAGSTRMKNAGHIAGKTIFTFGLSSLVFWAIGFGFIFGDHANILVGLSNFFYSGAELEGMSLSSSVFFVFQMAFAGISITIALGGFAERAKLSVYLIFTVLFSAIVYPVVAHWIWGGGWLAEHGKQDFAGSTVVHLTGAMAALAATILLKPRIGKFNKDGSANNIYGHNQVYTALGVLILWVGWFGFNAGSTLTVEDGFFGFVALNTNLAAGAGAVAALIISWMVMGKSDVPTMLNGALAGLVAITASCAFVDTWAAVVIGFVSGILVFYSVRFFEKRKIDDPIFALSVHGAAGVWGTLSTGFFATPELASVGKPGLFYGGGFEQLGVQFMGVAVSGLYAFAVSFIILAAAKKVLNGLRVTEEEEIMGLDLSEHGSYGYPEVFMADENKKLSS, via the coding sequence TTGGATGCCACATTTTTATTGAATAGTCTTTGGGTAATGCTGGGAGCCATTTTAGTCATTTTTATGCTTGGCGGTTTCGTTATGCTCGAAGCCGGTTCGACCAGGATGAAAAATGCGGGGCATATTGCCGGTAAAACGATTTTTACCTTTGGTTTATCATCATTGGTATTTTGGGCCATTGGCTTTGGTTTCATTTTCGGCGACCATGCAAATATATTGGTTGGGTTATCAAATTTTTTTTACTCTGGTGCTGAGCTTGAGGGAATGAGCTTATCTTCTTCTGTATTCTTCGTATTTCAGATGGCATTTGCTGGTATTTCCATTACGATTGCATTAGGCGGATTTGCTGAACGTGCAAAACTTTCCGTTTACCTCATTTTTACCGTACTGTTTTCTGCTATTGTTTATCCTGTCGTCGCACATTGGATTTGGGGAGGAGGCTGGCTTGCTGAACACGGTAAGCAGGACTTTGCTGGTTCAACAGTTGTCCACTTAACGGGTGCTATGGCAGCGTTGGCAGCTACGATTTTACTTAAGCCCCGAATCGGAAAATTTAATAAAGATGGTTCCGCTAACAATATCTATGGCCATAACCAGGTATATACAGCCTTGGGTGTGCTAATTCTGTGGGTTGGCTGGTTTGGGTTTAACGCAGGCAGTACCTTGACTGTGGAAGATGGTTTTTTTGGATTTGTAGCTCTTAACACAAATCTTGCTGCCGGAGCAGGAGCAGTTGCTGCACTGATTATTTCATGGATGGTTATGGGTAAATCCGATGTTCCGACAATGCTTAACGGTGCCCTGGCAGGTCTGGTCGCAATTACAGCTTCCTGTGCTTTTGTTGATACATGGGCGGCTGTCGTTATAGGGTTTGTATCAGGAATCCTTGTATTCTACAGTGTGCGTTTCTTTGAAAAGCGAAAAATCGATGATCCAATCTTTGCTCTATCTGTTCATGGTGCTGCCGGGGTATGGGGAACATTATCAACTGGATTCTTTGCTACACCTGAATTGGCATCAGTCGGTAAACCTGGGCTGTTTTATGGGGGAGGTTTTGAACAGCTGGGAGTACAGTTTATGGGTGTCGCTGTTTCCGGCCTTTATGCTTTTGCTGTATCCTTCATAATTTTGGCAGCTGCCAAGAAGGTATTGAATGGACTTCGGGTAACAGAGGAAGAAGAAATTATGGGATTGGATTTAAGTGAACATGGAAGCTATGGATATCCCGAAGTCTTTATGGCTGATGAAAACAAAAAGTTAAGCTCGTAA
- a CDS encoding DUF294 nucleotidyltransferase-like domain-containing protein, with translation MESTFNSYQSLKKWKEEQILKYRSDVSALNDFHDIIMKAVIRMALERTKKIERPSSWKFAWFTMGSSGRREQGFLSDQDHGLVFESGAAEAEKYFLELGEEVSKGLQAVGYPFCEGNVMSSNPLWCKSLSEWKEQIHAWMQEESLQTIRNLHIFYDSRVLAGEEEYIAELKSFIHVNLQKSPHLLTRMVETSMHLKKSVGPFGQLLAEEKGSHQGELDLKYAAFIPYVNAVRILAVKEGILDTSTIARMNKIMNINGYGGLGKYRNNFAVLLKWRLQSYRQTDAYDDTHYIQLKTLSISERNELKDILKDAKKLHQFVVRTIQKGAG, from the coding sequence ATGGAATCAACATTTAACTCTTATCAATCCCTAAAAAAGTGGAAAGAGGAACAGATCTTAAAATACCGCTCAGATGTCAGCGCTCTGAATGATTTTCACGACATTATCATGAAAGCCGTTATTCGTATGGCGTTGGAAAGAACCAAAAAAATTGAAAGGCCATCCTCATGGAAATTTGCCTGGTTCACAATGGGAAGCTCGGGGAGAAGGGAGCAGGGCTTTCTGAGTGACCAGGATCACGGATTGGTGTTTGAATCAGGGGCTGCTGAAGCGGAAAAGTATTTTTTAGAGCTGGGGGAGGAAGTTTCAAAAGGTTTACAGGCTGTTGGCTATCCATTTTGCGAAGGAAATGTGATGAGCTCTAATCCGCTATGGTGCAAATCACTTTCTGAATGGAAAGAACAAATCCATGCATGGATGCAGGAGGAGAGTCTGCAGACGATCAGGAATCTCCATATTTTCTATGACAGCAGAGTGCTGGCAGGAGAGGAAGAGTATATAGCAGAATTGAAATCCTTTATTCACGTGAATCTCCAAAAAAGCCCGCATCTGCTGACCAGAATGGTGGAGACCAGCATGCATTTGAAAAAATCAGTAGGTCCATTTGGCCAGCTTTTGGCAGAGGAAAAGGGAAGCCATCAAGGGGAGCTGGATCTAAAATACGCTGCATTTATACCTTATGTAAATGCGGTAAGAATTCTTGCTGTGAAGGAAGGAATCCTGGACACATCTACTATTGCCCGAATGAATAAGATTATGAACATAAATGGCTATGGGGGATTGGGTAAATATCGAAATAATTTTGCTGTCTTGTTAAAATGGAGGCTTCAGTCATACAGGCAAACAGATGCCTATGATGATACTCACTACATTCAGCTTAAAACCTTATCAATATCAGAGCGAAATGAACTGAAAGATATTTTAAAGGATGCCAAAAAGCTTCATCAATTTGTGGTCAGGACCATTCAAAAGGGTGCAGGTTAA
- a CDS encoding exonuclease domain-containing protein, which yields MKLHPFVQFVRGIQGKLQTNMLGGMNGHNPHHLAFIRQMQRELQNADLMSISLGNLNVAVFDIETTGFYPDKGDQIISIGAVKIISGKVSEDSFYSLVHFDKPLSSEIKELTGLSEADLEKAPPLSEVLISFLEFVKEMPLVAHHANHEKSFMQYSSWKLFRTPFKLRILDTSFLYRIADPNKPLRKLEDLCEFYGIPVKGRHHALEDAKLTAFLWCRLIVEVHKSGCSNLKEVYERLARLR from the coding sequence ATGAAGTTACATCCTTTTGTCCAATTTGTCAGAGGTATTCAGGGCAAACTTCAGACTAACATGTTAGGTGGAATGAATGGTCATAATCCGCATCATTTAGCATTTATTAGACAAATGCAGAGGGAGCTGCAGAATGCTGATTTAATGTCTATCTCCTTAGGGAATTTGAATGTGGCTGTCTTTGATATTGAGACAACTGGATTTTACCCGGATAAAGGGGATCAAATTATTTCGATTGGTGCGGTTAAAATTATTAGCGGGAAAGTCAGTGAAGACAGTTTTTATTCACTTGTTCATTTTGATAAGCCTCTTTCAAGTGAAATAAAGGAGCTGACAGGTCTATCTGAGGCTGATTTAGAAAAAGCTCCTCCCCTCTCGGAGGTATTGATTAGCTTTCTTGAATTTGTAAAGGAAATGCCGCTGGTTGCCCATCATGCGAACCACGAGAAAAGCTTTATGCAGTATAGCAGCTGGAAGCTTTTTCGCACGCCATTTAAGCTTAGGATATTAGATACTTCCTTCCTTTATAGAATAGCCGATCCTAATAAACCATTAAGAAAATTAGAAGACCTCTGTGAATTTTATGGCATCCCTGTTAAGGGCCGCCATCATGCTCTGGAAGATGCAAAACTGACAGCTTTCCTGTGGTGCCGCTTAATCGTGGAAGTTCATAAATCAGGGTGCTCAAATTTAAAAGAGGTTTACGAGCGCCTGGCCAGGTTAAGGTAA
- a CDS encoding IS3 family transposase (programmed frameshift), translated as MSKRSYSAEEKYEILKELDEHYSTYKLESKYNVHPSTILEWKHKYDKCGFEGLKESSTWKKYSKELKLAAIRDCLSGEYSIREVARLYEISDASVLRGWIKKYNSHRDLKDTSPGRASSMTKGRKTTWKERIQIVIDCLGNGKNYQEAANANNVSYQQVYQWVKKYEDGGDEALKDKRGNKKEETSLTPEEKMNLQMKKLERENERLRAENLFFKKVRGDRKEAKISQIRFEDKYVAIQELHLNESLSISLLCEIAGIARSAYYKWLNRTPSSREILNKEIIKEMKILHEKVDGIFGYRQMTLHMNRKFEEKLNHKRIDRLMKVAGLRSVIRVKKKQYKRSTPQHVADNILNREFTAEKPNEKWVTDVTELKYGQSKKAYLSVIRGSIISYVLGHSNNNQLVFKTLDQATALLNGEHPLIHSDRGFQYTSKGFKRKIDAAEMTHSMSRVGRCIDNGPMESFFGTLKCEKYYLHKYKTFEELTTAMDEYIHFYNHERYQKRLNGLSPMEYRTKAA; from the exons ATGTCTAAAAGATCTTACTCTGCAGAAGAAAAATACGAGATATTAAAGGAATTAGACGAGCATTATTCAACATATAAACTTGAGTCAAAATATAACGTACACCCTTCAACGATTTTGGAGTGGAAACACAAGTATGATAAGTGTGGTTTTGAAGGTCTAAAAGAGTCTTCCACTTGGAAAAAGTATTCCAAGGAATTGAAGCTAGCTGCCATTAGAGATTGTCTGTCTGGGGAGTATTCTATACGTGAGGTTGCTAGATTGTATGAAATATCAGATGCTTCTGTCCTTAGAGGTTGGATAAAGAAGTATAATAGTCATAGAGATTTAAAAGATACGTCACCAGGAAGGGCGAGCTCTATGACTAAAGGAAGAAAAACGACTTGGAAAGAACGAATACAAATTGTAATTGATTGCTTGGGGAACGGAAAAAATTATCAAGAAGCAGCTAATGCTAATAATGTTTCTTACCAACAAGTCTATCAATGGGTTAAGAAGTATGAAGATGGAGGAGATGAAGCGCTAAAAGATAAACGTGGTAATAAGAAAGAAGAAACTAGCTTGACTCCAGAAGAGAAAATGAACCTTCAAATGAAAAAATTAGAAAGAGAAAATGAACGGTTACGTGCAGAGAATTTATTTT TTAAAAAAGTTAGAGGAGATCGAAAGGAGGCGAAAATAAGCCAAATCCGATTTGAGGATAAGTATGTCGCTATTCAAGAGCTTCACCTGAATGAAAGTTTAAGTATTAGTTTACTTTGTGAAATTGCTGGTATTGCACGATCTGCATACTATAAGTGGCTAAATCGTACTCCTTCATCCAGAGAAATATTGAATAAAGAAATCATCAAAGAGATGAAAATTCTCCATGAAAAAGTTGACGGCATATTCGGTTATCGTCAGATGACCCTTCACATGAATAGAAAGTTTGAGGAGAAACTTAATCATAAAAGAATCGATCGGTTGATGAAAGTGGCTGGATTACGTTCTGTCATTCGTGTCAAGAAGAAGCAATATAAACGCTCTACACCTCAACATGTGGCAGACAATATATTAAATCGTGAATTTACAGCTGAAAAACCAAATGAAAAGTGGGTAACGGACGTTACAGAACTTAAGTATGGCCAATCAAAAAAGGCCTATTTAAGTGTGATTCGTGGATCCATTATAAGTTATGTTCTAGGACACTCCAATAATAACCAACTTGTATTCAAGACACTTGATCAAGCCACAGCACTATTGAATGGAGAACACCCTCTTATCCATAGTGACCGTGGATTTCAATACACCTCTAAAGGGTTCAAACGTAAAATAGATGCGGCGGAGATGACACATAGCATGTCACGAGTGGGTCGGTGTATTGATAATGGGCCAATGGAGTCTTTTTTTGGGACACTGAAATGTGAGAAGTATTATTTACATAAATATAAGACATTTGAGGAACTTACTACTGCGATGGATGAGTACATCCATTTTTATAATCATGAAAGATATCAAAAAAGATTAAACGGCCTTAGCCCTATGGAATATAGAACTAAAGCCGCTTAA